A DNA window from Setaria viridis chromosome 2, Setaria_viridis_v4.0, whole genome shotgun sequence contains the following coding sequences:
- the LOC117846367 gene encoding uncharacterized protein, with the protein MDPSGTGASRRKAEQCLSVAEKLLVARDLEGCKQFATQALAADPNTPGADDLHAAAAALLAAQRHRLPSGRPDPYGVLGIDPANPASRRPEAIHSHYRRLSFLLSRSRPDRPCSLAFAEAARLVADAWAFLSDPVLKSALDAELHTAAAARAYHSPAPNLPQPHSQPPLPARPTPPAATPSPRQTPPAAIFSPRPTPPVAAASPRPTPPPVSTPPRPTPPPVSPPPRPTPPPISPPPRRTPPLVASPSRATRRPVAPQTRSAPLPAAPSPVARPTPQPPVASQTQPNLPLPPAPQTPIPATVPAVLSGAAPSSTFWTVCSACCHIHQYDHQYETRKLRCRSCCQTFVAEAMAEPPPIVPGTDMYYCTWGFFPVGFPGCPGFERMANSQPRGPDQLNAPWLGGTDGMKGKTRDNAENGVPPVSAPEVEVPAVTPPAKPMRVKVGAKKRGRPKGSKNKKKL; encoded by the coding sequence ATGGATCCGTCCGGCACCGGCGCCTCGCGTCGGAAGGCGGAGCAGTGCTTGAGCGTGGCCGAGAAGCTCCTGGTGGCGCGCGACCTCGAAGGGTGTAAGCAGTTTGCCACGCAGGCCCTAGCCGCCGATCCCAACACCCCGGGCGCCGACgacctccacgccgccgccgccgccctcctggcagcccagcgccaccgcctccccagCGGTCGGCCCGATCCCTACGGCGTCCTCGGCATCGACCCCGCAAATCCCGCATCGCGCCGCCCGGAGGCCATCCACTCACACTACCGccgcctctccttcctcctcagtCGCTCCCGCCCCGACCGCCCCTGCTCGCTTGCCTTCGCCGAAGCCGCCCGCCTCGTCGCCGATGCCTGGGCTTTCCTCTCTGATCCCGTTCTTAAATCCGCCCTCGACGCGGagctccacaccgccgccgcagctcgcgCATACCACTCTCCTGCTCCAAATCTACCGCAGCCGCACTCGCAGCCACCTCTGCCTGCACGGCCAACTCCACCGGCAGCTACTCCCTCTCCACGCCAAACTCCACCGGCGGCTATTTTCTCTCCACGCCCAACTCCGCCGGTCGCTGCTGCCTCCCCGCGGCCGACTCCTCCGCCGGTTTCTACCCCTCCGCGGCCGACACCGCCGCCTGTTTCTCCCCCTCCGCGTCCGACACCGCCGCCGATTTCTCCCCCTCCGCGTCGAACGCCGCCGCTGGTTGCTTCCCCTTCACGGGCAACTCGGCGGCCTGTTGCTCCCCAAACACGGTCAGCACCGCTGCCGGCTGCTCCATCTCCCGTTGCACGGCCTACTCCGCAACCACCGGTTGCTTCCCAAACACAGCCAAatctgccgctgccgcctgctCCACAAACGCCGATCCCCGCAACGGTCCCAGCAGTGCTGTCAGGTGCGGCACCTTCGTCGACTTTCTGGACAGTGTGCTCGGCTTGCTGCCACATTCACCAGTACGACCACCAATACGAGACACGCAAGCTGCGGTGCCGTAGCTGCTGCCAGACATTTGTAGCTGAGGCAATGGCCGAGCCACCACCTATTGTGCCGGGCACTGACATGTATTACTGCACCTGGGGTTTCTTCCCCGTTGGGTTCCCTGGGTGTCCTGGCTTTGAAAGAATGGCCAATTCACAGCCACGGGGACCAGATCAGCTGAATGCGCCATGGCTTGGAGGCACCGATGGTATGAAAGGTAAGACTCGGGATAATGCTGAGAATGGGGTGCCACCAGTTAGTGCCCCAGAAGTAGAGGTACCAGCTGTGACGCCGCCTGCGAAGCCAATGAGAGTGAAGGTGGGTGCAAAGAAGCGCGGTCGCCCCAAGGGTAGTAAGAATAAGAAGAAATTGTGA